TCTGAGGATGCTTTTCAAGATCAAATGAACAAAAAGAATACAGATTATTTGTCTTACATAGAGACGATGAAAGAAGATGAAATTCTTATTGATGTTCCTAAAGTTTTGGATTATCTAAAAAACGAAAAACAGCCTTTAGCATTAGGTTCAGCCAGTAAAAATGCTAGAAAAATTTTGAAGAAAGTTTCACTTTATGATTCTTTCGATGCTATTGTAGATGGTACTAACGTAACTAAAGCAAAACCAGATCCTGAAGTTTTTTTAAAAGCAGCAGAAGAATTAGAAATTCATCCTGAACAATGTGTAGTATTTGAAGATTCTATTGCAGGAGTACAGGCGGCAAATAAAGCAAACATGATATCAATAGGTATCGGAGAGCAAGATGTTTTATCTGAGGCAGACTTTGTATTTAAAGATTTCTCAGAAATATCTATAGATTTTTTAACACAATTAATAAACAAACAATAATTCCCCAAACAACAAACAAACTAGAGAGAGATGAACCAAGATTATATAATACCAAATGAATGGTCGATTATCGAAGAAGGATATAATGATAGTAGAATAAAATCTTCTGAAAGTTTATTTAGTATCGGTAATGGTGCCATGGGGCAACGTGCAAATTTTGAAGAAAAGTATTCAGGTGAAACTTTTCAAGGAAGCTATATAGCTGGAGTTTATTATCCAGATAAAACCAGAGTTGGATGGTGGAAAAATGGTTATCCAGAGTATTTCGCAAAAGTATTAAATGCGCCAAATTGGATTGGAATTAACGTATTTGTAAACGATATCCAATTGGATTTATTTACGTGTAAAAAGGTTGTTGATTTCCGTCGTGAATTGAACATGAAGGAAGGTTGGTTATCAAGAAGTTTTAAAGCAACTTTAATCAATGACATTATAGTAAAAGTAGAAACAAAACGTTTTTTAAGTATTGATTTAGATGAAGTTGGAGCGATTGAGTACAATGTAACTCCAATTTCTGGTGATGTAGAGATTACATTTCAACCTTATTTAGATAGCGGAATTCATAATGAAGATAGTAATTGGGACGATCAGTTTTGGAACACAACTAATGTAACTGAAAACTCTAGTCAAGCTTTCATAGAAGCACATACGATGAAAACCAATTTTCATACTTGTACTTTTATGGAATCTAAGCTTTTCATAAACGGTAAAGAACAAAACTCAATTCCAAAAACTGAATCTTCTGAAACTAAAGTATCGTTTTATTATCCAGCGCACATAAAAGCCAATGAAACATATACAATTCACAAGTTCGGTGGTTATGTAGTGGATAGAAATCATGATACGAATCAATTAGTCACTGCAGCAAAAAATACATTAAAGTTAGCTGTAGATTTAGGTTTCTCTAATTTATTAGATCAACAAAAACAAGCATGGGCTAATATCTGGGAAATGGCTGATATTACCATTGATGGTGATGTAAAAGCTCAACAAGGTATTCGTTTTAATATCATGCAATTAAACCATACATATTTAGGTAAAGACGCACGATTAAATATCGGACCAAAAGGATTTACTGGAGAGAAATATGGAGGAAGTACATATTGGGATACAGAAGCGTACTGTTTACCATTTTATATGGCAACAAAGAACCAAGAGGTTGCAAAAAGTCTTTTAACGTACAGATATAACCAACTAGATAAAGCTATTGAAAATGCTGAAAGTTTAGGATTTACTAACGGAGCGGCATTGTATCCAATGGTAACTATGAATGGTGAAGAGTGTCATAATGAATGGGAAATTACTTTTGAAGAAATCCATAGAAATGGTGCTATAGCCTTTGCCATTTTTAATTATTATAGGTTCACAAATGACTACAGTTATATTCCAGAAAAAGGATTAGAAGTTCTTATTGGTATTGCACGTTTTTGGCATCAAAGAGTTAATTTCTCTGAAGACAAGCAAAAATACGTAATGCTTGGTGTTACTGGGCCTAACGAATATGAAAACAATATAAATAATAACTGGTATACGAACTACATCGCAAAATGGTGTATTGATTATGCCTTAGAAAATATTGAAAAGGTTAAAGAAGAATATGTTTCTGATTTTAAACGAATAGTTGAAAAAGTAAATATTTCTGAAGCGGAATTATCTAGCTGGAGAAAAGTTGCTGAGAACATGTATTTTCCTTATTCTGAGAAGCATGAAGTCTTCTTACAACAAGATGGTTTCTTAGATAAAGATTTAGTAACTGTTGAAAATCTAGATAAATCACAACGTCCAATTAATCAAAAATGGAGTTGGGATCGCATACTTCGTTCACCTTATATTAAGCAAGCAGATGTTTTACAAGGGTTTTATTTCTTTGAAGATCATTTCTCTACTGAGGAGCTTGAAAAACATTTTGATTTCTATGAACCATTCACAGTTCATGAAAGTTCACTTTCTCCTTGTGTTCACAGTATTCAAGCTGCGAAACTTGGAAGAATGGAGCAGGCTTATACTTTCTATTTAAGAACATCACGTTTAGATTTAGATGATTACAATAAAGAAGTTGAAGAAGGTCTTCATATTACCTCAATGGCAGGTACTTGGATGAGTATTGTTGAAGGATTTGGAGGAATGAGAATTCAAGATGATAAATTAAGTTTTACTCCGCAAATTCCAAGTCAGTGGGAAGGATATTCGTTTAAAGTAAACTTTAGAAATCAAGTATTAAAAGTAATTGTTAACCAAGGAAAAACACATTTTGAGGTTGATGGTAATAAAGAATTACAAATCATTGTAAATGGTGAAAAAGTTACTATTTCCCCGAATAATTTAGTAACTGTATAATAGTTTGAATGTACAAGAGTAAAATATAAAATCATGAAAAAACATTTAGTATTAATCACGTTATTTTCAATTCTTTTAGTTAGCTCTTGTAAAGAAAAATCAAAAGAATCTTTAAGTAAAGATTCAAATGAACCAATAGTTGAAGTTAATGATGTAAGAAGGGTAGAACCTCCATTTTGGTGGACTGGTTTTAAAAACACATCGCTTCAACTTTTGGTTAAACATTCAGGTATTGGTAGTTATAATGCTGAAATATCATATCCGGGAGTTACAATAGAAAAAGTTCATACAGCAGATAGTCCAAATTATTTGTTTTTGGATTTAAAAATTTCTGAAACGGTTCAACCAGGAAAATTCAATATAGTTTTTAGTAAAGATTCGACCTCTAAGTTATTTCAAACGTATGAGTTAAAAGCTCGTGAACAAAAAGCGGAGGATGTTATTGGTTTCAATAGTTCTGACGCAATTTATTTAATCACTCCAGATCGCTTTGCGAATTCAAATCCAAATAACGATTCTTTTGAACAATTAAATGAAAAAGGAATTGATAGAAAGAATAATTATGCTCGTCATGGTGGCGATATTGAGGGAATTGCATCTCATGTAGATTATATTAAAAATCTAGGGTTTACAGCAGTTTGGCCAAGTCCGTTATTAACTAATGATATGCCTAGTGGATCTTATCATGGATACGCTATTACAGATTATTATCAGGTTGATCCGAGATTTGGAACTTTAGAAGAATACAAAGAATTAGCATCAAAATTGGAAAGTAATAATATGAAACTTATTATGGACCAAGTTGCAAATCATTGTGGACTAGAACATTGGTGGATGAAAGATTTACCTTTTAAAGATTGGGTAAATTATCAAGAACATTATGAGCAAAACAAGGCAAACTGGAGTAGTGAAATTGTAAAAAGATCTTCTCACAGAAGAACAACTAACCAAGATATTTATGCGTCAAAGACCGATAAAAAGGAAATGACTGATGGCTGGTTTGTAAAAGGAATGCCTGATTTAAATCAGAGAAATCCTTTTATGGCCAAGTATCTCATCCAAAATAGTATTTGGTGGATTGAATATTTAAAGTTAGGTGGAATTCGTCAAGATACATATCCATATCCAGATAAAGATTTTATGAGTGATTGGGCTGGTGCAATTATGAAAGAATATCCCAATTTTAATATTGTAGGAGAGGAGTGGTCTTCAAATCCATTATTAATTGGATATTGGCAAGATGGTCAAAAGAATACCGATGGATACGATTCTAATCTACGATCTACAATGGATTTTGCCATGCAAGAAAAAATTGTTGCTGGTTTAAAGAATAAAGAGACTTGGGGAACTGGATTAAAAGAGATTTATGTTGCCTTAGCAAATGATTTTCATTACAAAAGACCACTTGATATTTTAGTATTTCCAGATAACCATGATATGAGTAGAATCTTTACTCAATTAAATGGGAATATTGTAGATACGAAAATGGCGTTAAGTTATCTAGCTACAATTCCTAGAACATTTCAGATGTATTACGGAACTGAAATTCTAATGAATGATTTTGATAAGCCTGGTGATCATGGTTTAATTAGAACCGATTTCCCTGGTGGTTGGAATGGTGATGCGGTTAATGCATTCACAGGTGAAAACTTGTCTATAGAGAAAAAAGAAATGCAAAATTATATTTCTAAACTAATGAATTTTAGAAAGCATTCTAAGGCAATTCATGATGGGAAAACAATGCATTTTGCACCTGAAAAAAACACTTACGTGTTGTCAAGATTTTCAGATGATGAAACTATAGTTCATATTTTAAATAAAAACGAGCAACCTTTTGATTTAAAACTCGATAGGTTCAATGAATTAGGTTTAGATGGCAAAACATTAAAAAATGTTTTTACAGGAGAAACAATAACTTGGTCAAATACACTAACTTTAAATCATAAAGGAAGTTATTTATTTACAACTAAATTATAATCTATGAAACTAATAAAATTAGGTATTTGTTTAAGTCTGTTATTTGCATCGTGTAAAAGTGAATCAACTAAAAAATTAAACGATGAAGAAGCAGTAATTAATCCAAAAACAGAAATAAATTTTAAACCTGTTACAGGTGTAGAATTGTCTGGAGGTAAATTACTTAGAGCAGAGAATTTTCCATCATCTTATATAAAACAAAGACCTGTTGATATCTGGTTGCCAGATAACTATTCTGCAGATAAAAAGTATAGTGTTTTATATATGCATGACGGACAAATGTTGTTTGATGCTAAAACTACTTGGAATAAACAAGAATGGAAAGTAGACGAATGGGCAACACAACTTCAAAAAGATGGAAAAGTTCAAGATTTTATAGTTGTGGCAATTCATAATATTAGTGACTTACGCTGGTTAGATTTATTTCCAGAAAAAGCGTTCAATTTTATTGATCCTCAAACACAACAGGAGTTAAGGAATATTCCAATGGCTGTTGAATTTAAATTTAGTGGAGATAATTATTTGA
This genomic window from Tenacibaculum sp. 190524A05c contains:
- the pgmB gene encoding beta-phosphoglucomutase, which encodes MNKRGFIFDLDGVIVDTAKYHFLAWKKLANDLGIDFTEHQNEQLKGVSRVKSLEKILDWGGISLSEDAFQDQMNKKNTDYLSYIETMKEDEILIDVPKVLDYLKNEKQPLALGSASKNARKILKKVSLYDSFDAIVDGTNVTKAKPDPEVFLKAAEELEIHPEQCVVFEDSIAGVQAANKANMISIGIGEQDVLSEADFVFKDFSEISIDFLTQLINKQ
- a CDS encoding glycoside hydrolase family 65 protein — encoded protein: MNQDYIIPNEWSIIEEGYNDSRIKSSESLFSIGNGAMGQRANFEEKYSGETFQGSYIAGVYYPDKTRVGWWKNGYPEYFAKVLNAPNWIGINVFVNDIQLDLFTCKKVVDFRRELNMKEGWLSRSFKATLINDIIVKVETKRFLSIDLDEVGAIEYNVTPISGDVEITFQPYLDSGIHNEDSNWDDQFWNTTNVTENSSQAFIEAHTMKTNFHTCTFMESKLFINGKEQNSIPKTESSETKVSFYYPAHIKANETYTIHKFGGYVVDRNHDTNQLVTAAKNTLKLAVDLGFSNLLDQQKQAWANIWEMADITIDGDVKAQQGIRFNIMQLNHTYLGKDARLNIGPKGFTGEKYGGSTYWDTEAYCLPFYMATKNQEVAKSLLTYRYNQLDKAIENAESLGFTNGAALYPMVTMNGEECHNEWEITFEEIHRNGAIAFAIFNYYRFTNDYSYIPEKGLEVLIGIARFWHQRVNFSEDKQKYVMLGVTGPNEYENNINNNWYTNYIAKWCIDYALENIEKVKEEYVSDFKRIVEKVNISEAELSSWRKVAENMYFPYSEKHEVFLQQDGFLDKDLVTVENLDKSQRPINQKWSWDRILRSPYIKQADVLQGFYFFEDHFSTEELEKHFDFYEPFTVHESSLSPCVHSIQAAKLGRMEQAYTFYLRTSRLDLDDYNKEVEEGLHITSMAGTWMSIVEGFGGMRIQDDKLSFTPQIPSQWEGYSFKVNFRNQVLKVIVNQGKTHFEVDGNKELQIIVNGEKVTISPNNLVTV
- a CDS encoding glycoside hydrolase family 13 protein → MKKHLVLITLFSILLVSSCKEKSKESLSKDSNEPIVEVNDVRRVEPPFWWTGFKNTSLQLLVKHSGIGSYNAEISYPGVTIEKVHTADSPNYLFLDLKISETVQPGKFNIVFSKDSTSKLFQTYELKAREQKAEDVIGFNSSDAIYLITPDRFANSNPNNDSFEQLNEKGIDRKNNYARHGGDIEGIASHVDYIKNLGFTAVWPSPLLTNDMPSGSYHGYAITDYYQVDPRFGTLEEYKELASKLESNNMKLIMDQVANHCGLEHWWMKDLPFKDWVNYQEHYEQNKANWSSEIVKRSSHRRTTNQDIYASKTDKKEMTDGWFVKGMPDLNQRNPFMAKYLIQNSIWWIEYLKLGGIRQDTYPYPDKDFMSDWAGAIMKEYPNFNIVGEEWSSNPLLIGYWQDGQKNTDGYDSNLRSTMDFAMQEKIVAGLKNKETWGTGLKEIYVALANDFHYKRPLDILVFPDNHDMSRIFTQLNGNIVDTKMALSYLATIPRTFQMYYGTEILMNDFDKPGDHGLIRTDFPGGWNGDAVNAFTGENLSIEKKEMQNYISKLMNFRKHSKAIHDGKTMHFAPEKNTYVLSRFSDDETIVHILNKNEQPFDLKLDRFNELGLDGKTLKNVFTGETITWSNTLTLNHKGSYLFTTKL
- a CDS encoding alpha/beta hydrolase translates to MKLIKLGICLSLLFASCKSESTKKLNDEEAVINPKTEINFKPVTGVELSGGKLLRAENFPSSYIKQRPVDIWLPDNYSADKKYSVLYMHDGQMLFDAKTTWNKQEWKVDEWATQLQKDGKVQDFIVVAIHNISDLRWLDLFPEKAFNFIDPQTQQELRNIPMAVEFKFSGDNYLKFIINEVKPFIDSNYSVYTDKAHTFVMGSSMGGLMSMYAISEYPDIFGGAACISTHWLGSMPMANNPYPKALFEYMNANFPQSQDQKVYFDYGDKTLDAHYPQYAKQVDDVLEAKGYNDTNSKNIFFEGADHSENSWNIRLDQPLVFLLGK